From a single Lolium rigidum isolate FL_2022 chromosome 7, APGP_CSIRO_Lrig_0.1, whole genome shotgun sequence genomic region:
- the LOC124673504 gene encoding probable carboxylesterase 18, giving the protein MAATEDAVRPPALPWTVRIQLAAFSLAHRRDGSVRRLFCSLADLHVAAKRRPDASGVRSADVTVDASRGLWARVFSPSSSAAEAPLPVVVFFHGGGFSLFSAASRPYDALCRRLCSGLGAVVVSVNYRLAPEHRFPAAYDDGVDVLRYLDANGLPADLAVPVDLSSCFLAGDSAGGNIVHHVAQRWTAAISTTSSSLRLAGVILIQPFFGGEERTEAEVALDKVCASLSMGATDAYWREFLPEGATRDHAASRVCGEGLELAEAFPPAMVAVGGLDLLKGWQARYVETLRGKGKHVRVVEYPGAFHGFHAFPEIADSGKLVADMKLFVDEHRCM; this is encoded by the coding sequence ATGGCTGCTACTGAGGACGCGGTCCGGCCGCCGGCCCTGCCGTGGACGGTGCGCATCCAGCTGGCGGCGTTTTCCCTTGCACACCGGCGCGACGGCAGCGTCCGGCGCCTCTTCTGCTCCCTCGCCGACCTCCACGTCGCCGCGAAGCGTCGACCGGACGCCTCGGGGGTCCGCTCCGCCGACGTCACCGTGGATGCCTCCCGGGGCCTCTGGGCGCGCGTCTTCTCGCCCTCGTCGTCGGCAGCCGAAGCGCCGCTgcccgtcgtcgtcttcttccacGGCGGCGGCTTCTCGCTGTTCTCTGCGGCGTCCCGCCCCTACGACGCCCTCTGCCGCCGTCTCTGCAGCGGGCTCGGCGCTGTCGTCGTGTCCGTGAACTACCGCCTCGCGCCCGAGCACCGCTTCCCGGCCGCCTACGACGACGGCGTGGACGTGCTCCGCTACCTCGACGCCAACGGCCTACCTGCCGACCTCGCCGTGCCCGTGGACCTCTCCAGCTGCTTCCTCGCCGGCGACAGCGCCGGCGGTAACATCGTGCACCACGTGGCCCAGCGCTGGACGGCAGCCATATCCACCACATCATCGTCACTCCGTCTCGCCGGCGTGATTCTGATCCAGCCCTTCTTCGGGGGCGAGGAGCggacggaggcggaggtggcactCGACAAGGTGTGCGCGTCGCTGTCGATGGGGGCGACGGACGCCTACTGGAGGGAGTTCCTGCCGGAGGGCGCCACCCGGGACCACGCCGCCTCTCGGGTCTGCGGCGAGGGCCTGGAGCTCGCTGAGGCGTTcccgccggccatggtggcggtcGGCGGGCTAGACCTGCTCAAGGGCTGGCAGGCGCGGTACGTGGAGACGCTGCGCGGGAAGGGGAAGCACGTGCGGGTGGTGGAGTACCCCGGTGCCTTCCACGGCTTCCACGCATTCCCGGAGATCGCCGACTCCGGTAAGCTCGTGGCCGACATGAAGCTGTTCGTCGACGAGCATCGGTGTATGTAA